The DNA sequence AATGTTGCACAAAATGCTATGGCAATAATTTCTTTTAATTTGGAAAGTGTATCTACTCCAAAAAGCTGATAGGTATTTAAAAGTAACGATTTAATTTCCAATCGGTTTAATTTATCTTGAGTAGAAATAATTCGATCAATAATTTTTTCCTGAGCATTATTAATTTTTATCTCAGGCATATTCATTATGAATTCGTATATATTATTGCTGTTTTCTGATCTTTTTAAAAATGATGCATATTCAATTATATTTCGTTTATTAAAAAAAATAGAAAACCACAATACTGAAATTATAGACAATACCAGATATACACAAAATATGGTTATGCTAAAATATGCCAATACACAGCTAAAAACAACCACATTTAAAAAACTCAATAGTAAAGTAACCCCTTTCCAGGTAAAAAACCGTTGAATGGTTTGCTGATCTTCCAACCGTTGTAGAATTTCCGTGTTAATTTGAGTGTCAAAGAAAACTATGGGTAAACGTAATATTTTTAAAAGTAATGTTTTTCGTAATTCAATACTTAATATGAAATTTAGCTTAGTAAGCACAATTTGACTAAAAAAGTCCGAGGCAAAATTAGAGATGAACAAAATAAATTGCGCTAATAAAAGATAATAAACTACTCGTAATGATTTTGAAGAAATTCCTAAATCAATAATGTTCTGAAAAGTAAAAGGAATGAACCAATTCGTCACTAATCCTATGAAAACTAAAAATATAGCAAGGAAATAGTTACGTTTATTATTTTTTAAAAACCTATACGTATATTTTATTATACTGGATTGAAACAAACTTTTATTTTTTACATTATCAATTTTTATAGTGAAAAAATTTTCAGAAGGTTCCAAAAATAAAACGATCCCCTTAGTGTTGTTTTCTTTCCACTCAGTTATAAAAGATTCTCTATCTAGTACGACCTTGCCATAACCGGGATCTGCTAAATGAAAATAAACTTGATTTTTCTTTTTAACTATTTTTTCTAAAACTACAAAATGACTTTGTTTCCAATATAAAATATAAGGCGTGGGAATTTCATCTAATTCTTCAACAGTTAATTTTAACGCATGGGCTGTTAATCCTAATTTTTCGGAGACATCCACGAGATCTTGTACAGATACTCCAATACGAGTAAATTCAAAAAAAGATTTAATATAATTAAGTGAAGTTTTTTTGCCAAAATAACTCATGATCATGGCTAGACAGGCTGCTCCGCAATCGCTGCTTTCGAGTTGATTATAAAATTGTAAACGATGCCTTTTATTTATTCGCATTCTCTAAAATTTCACTTATTTTATTTCTTATAACCTTTTCTTTTTCTGTTTCATCCCATGAATACACACAATACTCTCTATTAGCGGCCAGACTTTCCAAGGCAGTTTGAGAACACCCTCCATTACATAAAGGTAAAATTTTACATTCTAAGCATGGACGATTCTTGAACTTTGAATTCATTCGTTTATTTAATGAGTCATTTTCCCAAAATAATTCTCCGTTTTCCGTTAAATATCCTTCCCTATTTTTAGTTGAGAAATCACGGGCAGTACATTTAAATATATCTCCGTTATAATTGATAACAACACTATTTTTTTTATCTGCATAGCATGAATTTCGAAGGGTATCCGGGCTATATTCATGGCACGAGGTTTTTCCCCCTTTGCTATTTATTTGATTCATTTCTTCATCAGCAATATCTTGTGTCTGATCTATTTTTTTATTTTGCCATACTCTATGAAAATCGAATTTTAAAAATTGAGTTTTAATATCTTCTTCGATATCTTCAAAATCGTCATAAATTTTGTTTGCATTAAAAATATTTGAATCAGTGAAATTTATTCTAACATTCACATAGAATTTATTCTTTATCAAGTTTTTTATATTTGAAACAATTTTATCATAAGAACCCTTATTTTGACTTATATAGCGCACTTTATTATGTTCTTCTTTATGACCATCTAAAGTGATTTGTAAATTGCATCGGACGTTTTTATCCAAGAAAAAATTTATAAATTCTTGATTTGCTAAATATCCATTAGTAGTGAAAGATGTATAAGCATTTATATTTTTCTCTGTACATCTTTCTAAATAATAATTAATTATAGGAATTACATTTTTATTAAAATATAATAAAGGTTCTCCGCCAAAAAATGAAATATTCATATTTTTTAAATCCTTATTATTGGTAATGGTATCTATCAACCTTTTGATTTTAGAAAGTCCATTTTCATCTAACCTTGAACTTTTTACCAGATTTTCATAACAATACCAACATTTAAAATTGCAATTCATAGTTGGATTGATAGTTAATAAAAACAATGAATTATCTTCATCAATGCTTTTACTTATTTTTTTTATTTCATCCAGCTCATCTATTTCATCATTAATAATAAATTTTTCTTCTACCATATAATTGAAAAATTCCGGATGGATCTCTTTTAGCTCTGATGTTTTATACATTTCCATTAATTCTTTAAGTTCAGATTGTATAAAAAGTAATCGTTGCTCAAGGGTATTATATAAAACATATTGCTCTCCATAAGGTAAGCATACATTATAATGACTATATTTCATAGAATGTATTTCCATTATATTTATTTAATTTATTAAGTTCTCTTCTATTACTAATTTTGAAAAATAAAATCCATTTATTTGCTTTATACTTATTTTATACATATATTATATTGTATTTACATTTAGATGATCGTTATAGTAAATCTTATTAATCGTTATATATTTTAAAAAATGATTGCTAGATTAATATTTTAATAATACATAAGAAGTCATGATAATTCATTTGATTATAAACCGAGTGCTCATAGGCAAAACTTAGTTTTGTTTAACTTTGACCTTTATATTTTAACACAGCTATGCTAGTATTTAAAATACATCTGTTACTCATTTTTTACATATTTATAAAGCTTTATAAAAATCCAGCTGACATTTTTTTAAACTTATATATAATAGTCCATAACAGAGTATTGCTGCTAACAATACTCTGTTAGATTAAAGTAAGATTGTTAACATTTCCATCTAACCGGACCCGTACATTTATTTATACAAATTCCTACATTCATACATCCACCCATTACATCCTTAGCATCAACTGCTGTTAATGATTTTGAAAAACCTCCTTTTAAAACTTCTCCTGACGTTTGTAATGTTTCAAATTTTTTAACGTCAACTTTTTTTGTTGTTTTCATATTTGATTAATTATTGAAAATTTTAGAGTAACCTTTTTGTGTCTTGACTCATTTATGGACAACGATTGCAATCAGTATTTTTTATTTAATTCTATTCTGATCTTCTGTATTACTTCCCTCAATATTTTTTTCTTTTACTGTTGAACTTCCTAATTTATAGCTTAGTGATATTCGTATTGAAGGAGATTCATAATACCCCCTATATTTAGCACTTATGCCGTTATTGGTGCTTTTATTTCTAAATTGATCTGCATTAAATAGATTAGTAACCTGTAAGGATAATTGCATTTTTTTATCCAACAGTAGAGCTTTAAAAAACATATCCATTTGCGTTAATGAATAATTGGTACTTAAAGCTCCTTGACTGCGCGGGTAATAAGAAATTATCAAGTCTGCTGACAATGTCTTACTTTTATTAAGGATAAATGTATTATTAGCTTGTATTCTACCCATAAATCCTTCTTGAGATTTATCCGTGATCGGATAAATTTTAGATTTTAAATATAGATATCCCCCGACTAACATTAGATTACTTTGCAACCAATTCAATTTAGTATAGGTAAAAGATTGAATTATCCCTACTCCGTAATTATCAAAATAATTCTCCACTTTTGTTGCTTGTATATAACTATCTTTATCCAAATAGGTAACATCGTTAAAGTTATCTTTTTGAATCATAAATTGTAAAATGGTTTGTATAATGTCTTTATAATAATAAGATAATTCAATACTGTTATTAATGACAGGTTTTAAAAAAGGGTTTCCTTCAGAATATTGATAGGGATTAGAATAATTCCTGAAAGGATTAACGGAATTGTAATCCGGCCGGTCAATTCTTCTGGAATAGGTAAAAGAATAAGAATTATTCTCGTTTGCTTTATAAAGTATATATAAGGTTGGAAAAAATTTCAAATAATTATTTTTATTATGTTCATTAAGTGAAATGGAATTTCCACGAGTTTGCGTATTTTCCATTCTAATCCCTAGTTGAATATCCCATTTTTTCATTTCTTTATTGACTGAAACATAAATAGCTTGCGAATTTTCTTTATATATAAAGTCATCTTGATGCGTTTTTTCAATTACACTCTCACCTTTTATCAGGTAATTCCTTAAACTGCTTTTCGTTTTCGTAAAAGATATTTTAGCCCCGTATTGTAAGTTTATAAAAGAAAGGGGGTAATCAATATCAACCCGGCCGCTATAATTATCTATATCTAGCGATCCCTTATTTTCAACTGGGAAATAACGCGTAATTAGATCGTTGTGAGTCCCATAAGAACGGGTTAAATAATTGTATTTTTTCTCAGTATTGTAGTTAAAATAATCAAAATTCAATTTTATTTTTTTACCTGAACTATCAATGGTAAAATGTGAATACCAATTAAGTGAATTCAATCTTTTTGTAGAATTTTCATAGCTTATAGTCCTGAGTAATGAATCCAATTTATTTTCATATGTATGGAAATTTGTTATATCCTTATATCGAGAATGCGGTTCTGAATAATTGAGCAAATATTGTATTCCTGAATTCCATTTAGAAGTTAATTGATAATCTAACAAAAATTTTGAACTGAGTGTATTTTGATAATTTTTACCTGTTTCCTTTTCATCCCATAATTGCTCGGGATAATACACCTTACTTTTTTTTAAATTTTTGTAATTGCCGTTCGAGTAATTAGATGATAGGCCTAAGTTTATTTTATTTTTACTGTAAGTAAAGTTTGCCCCAAAATTACCTGATGCGTAATACCCTTGTTTATATGAAGACGTAAGGTTAGATGCCCAAAAATCTTTTTTGATTTTTTTTAAATTTATATTTATAAGACCTGAGTTACCTTCTGCATCATATTGTGAGGGAGGCGTAGTTATAACTTCAATATTCTTTACCTGGTCAGAAGGAATACTTTTTAAATAATTAAATAAATCATCACCATTCAAAGAAACGATCTTATCATCAATCAGCACTTTTACCGAACTTTTACCTGTAAGAAATAATTGATTATTTCGTACCTCTATTCCCGGCATAAGGTGTAAAATATCTAAAACATCTGTTCCGGCGGATCCTATTGAATTTTCAATATTATAAATCGTTCTGTCAACTTTCTTTTCAATTAACCTTTTTTTTCCGGTAACTAATATCTCCTGTAATTCGTTAGGCGTTCTTATGGATAGTATACCTAAATCAGTATTTTCTTTAAGTTCCAAGCTTTGAGCATATAAAACTTCCTCCGATTCTTTAATGATCAAATTATAATTTCCTAGAGACAAATGATCAAAACAAAATTTACCTTCTTCTTTGACTATAACTTTTCCTACTATCGAATCTCGATTTGCCAGAATTACTTCAGCTAAATGACCGGAATTAACTTTTTCAAATTTTATTTCTCCTTTAATATGAACTTTTTGAGAAAAACTTAGGAAGAACTGAAAGAATAAAACTAATAAAATATTAATCTTCATACAAGCACATTTATATCATTATCCTTAGTTTTACAAATACATTTCATAAATGATTACTAATTAAATTACTCTCATTGATAGAAATTTTTAAATTTAGATTTCCTGATCAGATACAACCTATAAAAACAGAGAACTTATAAAATTTAATACAGATAAATATAAAGAATTCATAGTAATTTTATTTTATATAAAATGCAAATTTATATTATAATACTATTTAAATAAAACTGAATTATATCATATTTTATTATTACTCAATGAGTACTTAGTCTTAAATACATCATTTTAAAATAAAATATCAAATTTTAAAATATTTTTCTCTCTCTACTTATTAGCCAATTGTAAACTTCTAACTTGTTATGTAGTTACTTTATACTATAAACTAGTGATTTAAATAACATTTCTTTTTTAATTTATTATTAACAAGTAAAACGCTTTTTTATAAAAATCTGAAATATAAAAAACAGTACTTTTGTAAAATGAAACTATTGAGTTACAACGTTAACGGAATAAGAGCCGCATTAAATAAAGGCTTACTTGATTGGTTGAAATCTGCCAATCCTGATATACTTTGCTTGCAAGAAATAAAAGCACACACTGATCAATTCGACTCAACAGTATTTGAAAGTTTGGGTTATCATTCCTACTGGTTTCCGGCAGAAAAAAAGGGATATAGCGGAGTAGCAATTTTATCTAAAGAAAAACCGGTTTCAGTGAAATATGGTTGTGATGAGCAAGAATACGATCAAGAAGGAAGAGTATTACAAGCAAATTTTGAAAACTTTTCAGTTTTAAGTGTTTATGTTCCCTCTGCAACCAATATTTCTCGTTTAGGTTTTAAAATGAAATTTTGCGAATATTTATTAAATTATATTAAAAAATTAGAAAAAGAGTTTAAAAACCTTATTATAAATGGCGATATAAATATTTGTCATAAAGCCATAGACATCAATGATCCGGTTCGAAATGCTAAAGTTTCCGGTTTTCTTCCTGAAGAAAGAGAATGGATGGATCGTTTCTTTGATCAATGTAATTTGGTAGATACTTTACGGGTTTTTAATCATGAACCCAATCAATATTCGTGGTGGACATACCGTGTAAAAACAGCCAGAAGCAATAATAAAGGATGGCGCATCGATTACACTTTGGTTACCAAGTCTTTGGTAAAACATTTGCAAAGAGCTTATATTTTAACTCAAGCAGTACACTCCGACCACGCTCCGGTAGGTATTGATTTCGACCTAAATAAAACACAAAATCTTTAATTAAATTATCTAATTATGAAAAAAGCAACTTGTATTATTTCTCTTGTAATTCTCGCCGCATCGTGTGTACCTCAATCAAGATACGATGAATTGGAAAAAAAATATTATGCTTCATTGCAAGGAGAAAGAAAAAGTCAAAAAGCAATTCAAGAAAAAGAAAACGAATTAAAATCTTTATCCGACCAATATTCTTCATTACAAGAACAACAAGACGCCCTGGCAAAAAAGAAAGCGCAACTTGATGCTGAATATTCAGATCTTCAAATAGAATATGCTACACGACTTAAAGATATGGAAGATCTTAAAGCCAAAAACGCACAAATAGTTGATCAAGTTCAAACTACGGAACAATCCAGAAAAAAAATATTAAATGAATTAGAGCAAACTCAAGGTCAGCTTCAAGAAAAAATTAAAAGAATTAATGAGTTGGAAAACTTAATTTCTCAACAAAAAGAATCAGTTTCCAAATTAAAAAACAAACTTCAAATCGCTTTAAAAAACTATTCAGGAAAAGGAATAACTGTTGAAGAAAAAGATGGAAATATTTACGTTTCCATGGAGAATAAACTTCTGTTTCCATCAGCAAGTTGGACGGTAGAAACGGAAGGTATAAAAGCCCTTCATGACCTTTCCGAAGTTTTATCTAAAGATAAAAATTTGAATATAATTATTCAAGGACATACGGATTCCGATAAATATGCCGGTAGCGGAATCATTAAAGACAATTGGGATTTATCTGTAATGCGTGCAACCGCCATAACTAAAATTCTTCAATCCGAAGGAGTTTCGCCTAAGCAAATGACCGCTTCCGGTAAAAGTGAATATGCCCCACTAGCCAGTAATTCCACAGCTACCGGAAAAGCAGCTAATAGAAGGGTTGACATTATTATAGCTCCTAATTTGAGTGAAATTACTAAAATTTTAAATGATTTATAATTTTAAGATTTAATTTTATGCGAGTGGTTATCCAAAGAGTTTTAGAATCTTCCGTGAAAGTTGATAATAAAATAGTTGGCCAAATTGATCATGGTTTGTTGATACTTTTAGGTATTGAGGAAGCAGACAACCGGGAAGATATAGATTGGTTGTCTAATAAAATTTGTAACCTTCGAATATTTAATGATGAAAATGAAATAATGAATAAATCAATTTTAGATATTGGAGGGGACATTTTATTAGTAAGCCAATTTACCCTTCATGCTTCAACAAAAAAAGGTAATAGACCTAGTTATATAAAAGCTGCAAAACAAGAATTTGCTAATACTATGTATGAAAAATTTAAAGATCAATTGTCCAACATATTATCAAAGCCTGTCCAATCCGGGATATTCGGTGCAGATATGAAAGTTTCTTTACTCAATGATGGTCCGGTAACCATTCTTATAGATTCTAAAAATAAAGAATAATAAAAATGGATAGTTATTCAAATTAAAAGAGTTTTTTTTAAACTTTCACCTTTTGATTAATAATTTGAATACTTAAAAATAAATTGAAAACTTATCGCATAAAAAAACCTGATTATTTAAAATAATCAGGTTATTATTTTTTTATTTAATCAGAAAGATTAAATATTTAAATTTAAATCTGTCATTTGTTGTTTATATACGCCTCCAACCAGTTTGTCTCTAACAGCTTCGAAAGCATCCAAGGTTTTATCAATTTCTTCATCTGTATGTGAAGCCGTTGGTATTAAACGTAAAAGTATCATTCCTTTAGGAATAACCGGATAGACTACAACACTGGTAAAAATTTTATAATTTTCACGAATATCTTTAATTAATAAAGTAGCCTCTATAGGATCTCCCTGCATATATACAGGAGTTACACAAGTGTTTGTTTTACCGATATCAAATCCCCTGGCTTTCAGCCCTTCTTGAAGTTTCTTTACGTTATGCCATAGTTTATCCTTAAGTTCGGGTTTGCTTCGTAGCAATTCCAATCTTTTTAACGCACCAATTACCATAGGCATCGGCAAAGATTTAGCGAAAATTTGAGATCTTAAATTGTATTTTAAATATCTGATTATTTCTTTATTAGAAGCTACAAATGCACCTATTCCGGCCATAGATTTTGCAAATGTTGAAAAATAAACATCTATACCGTCCTGGCAGCCCTGCTCTTCTCCTGCTCCTGCTCCTGTTTTACCAAGTGTACCGAATCCGTGAGCGTCATCAACTAATAATCTAAAATTGTATTTCTTTTTCAGTTCTACAATTTCTTTTAATTTACCTTGCTCTCCTCTCATTCCGAAAACTCCCTCGGTGATAACTAAAACACCACCTCCTGATTCTGCTGCATTTTTTTCCGCTCTTTTCAGATTTTTTTCCAAGCTTTCTATATCGTTGTGCTGATAGGTAAATCTTTTTCCAAAATGAAGTCTTACTCCATCAACTATACAAGCATGGCTATCTACATCGTAAACGATTACATCATTTTTGGAAACCAATGTATCTATAATCGATAACATTCCCTGGTATCCAAAATTTAATAAATAAGCTGATTCTTTGTTTGCAAAATTAGCCAATTGTTTTTCCAATTCTTCATGGTAATGAGTCTGACCCGACATGGCTCTCGCTCCCATTGGATAAGCCATACCATATTGAGCTGCTGCATCTGCATCTGCTTTTCGCACTTCAGGATGATTAGCCAATCCTAAATAATCATTAATGCTCCAGATGATCATGTCATTACCCTTAAATTTCATTCTTGGGCTGATTTCTCCTTCTAGAACAGGAAATATATATTCTCCTTCCCCATAGTCCGCATATTTAGCTAGTGGACCGGGATTATTTTTTATTCTTTCAAAAATATCCATTGTTACAATTTAACCAAAGTTAGTTATATTTTTTCTACAGTAGCGTGAGATTCTAACCCATTCAATTTGCTGTTAACAAAACCTTGAGATGACATCCATTCATCACTGAAAACTTTAGTCATATATCTGGAACCGTGATCCGGAAAAATTAAAACAGCCAATGAGTTATCACTAAAAGTATCTGCTATTGTACGTGCTGCTGTTAAGCTTGCTCCACTGGTATATCCTACCATCATTCCTTCTTTTAGAGCTAATTCTCTGGTAGCATAGGCACTGGGCTCATCTGATACTTTAACGTATTGATCGATAACAGAAAAATCTAAAGCACCCGGGATTAAATTTTTACCTAAGCCTTCAATTTGATAAGGTTTGATCTCGTTACGGTCTAATTCTCCTGTTTCAAAATATTTTTTTAATACTGAACCTACTGCATCCACTCCTATCACTTTAATATCAGGATTTTTTTCTTTGAGAAACTGTGCAGCTCCCGTAAGTGTTCCTCCGGTTCCTGTACATCCAATAAGATGGGTAATTTCCCCTTGCGTTTGCTCCCAAATTTCAGGTCCTGTACTTAAATAATGAGATTTTGTGTTTTCTTTATTAAAATATTGATTAATATATAAGGAATTAGGGGTATCTGCTGCTATTCTTTTGGCAACTTCATAATAGGATCTGGGATCATCTGCCGGAACATTAGCCGGACATAAATAAACTTTAGCTCCCATTGCTCTAAGAAAAGAGATTTTTTCAGGTTTTGTTTTATCGCTAACTGCTACTATACATTTATAGCCTTTTACGATACTTACCATAGCTATGGAAAAACCTGTATTTCCTGAAGTTGTTTCAACTATAGTTGCTCCTGGCTTTAATAAACCTTGTTTTTCAGCATTTTCAATAATATGAAGCGCAATTCTGTCTTTAGTTGAGTGTCCGGGATTATAGCATTCTAATTTTGCAAAAAAAGAACCTTTCATTCCTTCTGTTACTCTGTTTAAGCGAACTAACGGCGTATTGTTAATTAACTCAAGAACATTATTATAAGTTCCAGCCATCCTATCTTATTATTAATTTATATAATTAATTCAAGGGGCAAATTTATAATTTTTTTTTCTTACAAAAAATTTAACTGAATGAAATTTAACATATACAAATTGATTAAAAATTTATATTATACTTTATTAGAAAATCCGTATAAATTATTAGTAATTGTTATAGATATATTCTATAATTTTCTTATCCTGTTCTGATAATTCAATTCCCCTTCTTTTCATAGTCCTTTCTGCAACTTCAAATACCTGTTCCAATTTAAAGTTAGGACTCTCTGACTTACCACCCCATGAGAAAGATTTTATTATATTAGGTGGAAAACCGGAAGTAAATATATTGGCCGAAACTCCTACTACCGTGCCGGTATTAAATTGTGTGTTTATAGCTGATTTAGAATGATCCCCCATGATCATCCCTGCAAATTGTAATCCTGACTTAATAAACTTTTGTTTTGTATAATTCCAAAGCTTAACTTCTGCATAATTATTTTTCAAGTTAGAAGAATTGGTATCTGCTCCCAAATTACACCATTCACCTATTACCGAATTTCCTACAAAACCGTCATGACCTTTATTTGAATATCCTGAGATTATAATATTATTAACTTCTCCTCCTACTTTGGAATACGGTCCGATTGTTGTTCCGCCATAAACTTTGGCTCCCATATTTATTTTAGAACCCGTACCTAAGGCAAAGGAACCTCGAATCATCGCTCCTTCCATAATTTCAGAATTTTTTCCTAAATAAATAGGTCCTTCTTTGGTATTGAGTATTGCACATTCGGCTACGGCACCTTCTTCAACAAATAGTTGTGAAGGATCTCCTATGATTCTAACGGTATTTGATAAGGTACATGATTTTCTGCCTTGTGTAATTAATTGGAAATCATAAGTAATGGCATCCGAATTATAAGTAAACAAATCCCAAGGATATTGTATATGAAAGCTTTCAAATATTATATCCAATTTTTTTACAAAATTATTTAATTGGAAATTTTCAAGAGTAGTTTTTGCTGCTACCAACTCTTCCTGATAATAAAAAGCTTCTCCGAATTTTAAATTTTTTAATTGGTAAATAAAATCTTGATTTGGAAAATAGGCGGGATTTATAAATACGTTTTCTTCTTCAATTTGAAGAGTATATTTTTCTGAAAGATATTCTTGAGTTAGATAAGAGATTTTTTCCGTTTGAAAAATATGTTTCCATCTTTCTGCAAATGTTAATATTCCCATCCTTAATTCTGCCACCGGTCGCGTAAACGTTAAGGGTAAAAGATCGGAATACTCTTTACCATCAAAAAGAATAATATTCATAGTATATACTTTATTATTTTTTCAAATATAAAAAATTATATCATAGTTTTTATTCTTTTATTTCCGTTAAAAACTTTAATTATTTTATATATAAAATTGTTAAAATACTGACTCTCTATTTTTTAATAATGCCTTATTATTTATATTTATAAAGCGTTCGCATAATGCTCTTTAAAATATTCCAATCCTTCGGATGCTCCTTTTTGTATGAATATGATATCATTGCGTAATGAGGTTCGGAACGGTTTAGGATCTATGACAAATATTTTTGAAGTTACCGGAACAAAATCAAGTAAAGATGCAGCCGGATATACTTGAAGAGAGCTTCCAATGACTAAAAAAATATCGGCATTTTGAGTTATTTCAATAGCATTTTCCATTTCAGGAACCATTTCACCAAACCATACTATATGGGGACGTAATTGTCCACCATCTTCTGCTAAGTCTCCCATATGAACATCTTGTAGCGTATCATAAATAAGTGATTCATTAGTTTCGCTTCTTACTTTTGTCAGTTCTCCGTGTAAATGAAGTATATGTGTTGATTGAGCTCTTTCGTGAAAGTTGTCAACATTTTGAGTTATAATTGAAATATCAAAAATGGATTCCAATTCTTTCAGCAAATGATGCCCCCGATTCGGGTCATGTTTTTGCAACTCTGCTCTGCGCATATTATAAAAATTCTGCACTAATTCCGGGTTTTTATACCATCCTTCTATGGAGGCTACTTCTTGCACTTTATAATTTTCCCATAATCCACCTGAATCTCTGAATGTGCTTAAACCGCTTTCAGCACTCATTCCTGCTCCTGTTAATACAACTAATTTTTTTTTCATATTTTATGCACTCAATTAGTTAACTAATTATTTTTAAATTAAGTTCTCTCCTTTTAAAATCTTATTTTAACTCATCATAAGTAGTATATCCACATAGCAGAAAATTTTTAAATTCTTCTTTATCCATATAACCTGCAACCGGAAAATTCAAAATTCTATTATCCGGTGTTACTAATACGTAGAATGGTTGAGAATTGGAATTAAAGTTCTCCCTTTGAAAAGTAGACCATTTATTTCCTATTGTTTTAATTTTTCTTTTTCTTCCATCTTTTAAATGAAGGGTTTGTTGCTCATTATTAGGCAATTCTTCTGAATCATCAACATATAAAGATGAAATTATGAATTTATCGTGTAAGATATTCCAAATATCCGGTTCACTCCACACATATTCTTCCATTTTTCGGCAATTTTCACATCCATAACCAGTAAAGTCAATGAGAATGGGTTTATTTTCCTTTTTTGCCATTTCCCTTGCTTTTTCATAGTCATGAAAAAGGGTCAATCCTAAAACCCCATTTTTTTGGTTGTTTGGATATATGCTAATTTGCATAGGTGGAGTAAGTCCACTAAGCAATTTTAAATTAGGCTTTTCTGAAGGAAACAATCCGGGGATCATATAAATTCCAATCAGTCCAAAGAGACAAGCCCCAATTATTCTTCCTACATTGATTTTTACTTTTTTATTATCGTGAGGAAATTTAATTACACCTAATAAGTATAATACAATTGAAATACAAATAAGGATCCAAATCGCAATAAAAATTTCTCTTTTCAACAAGAAAGTTTTAGCTACTAAATCTGCTTTTGATAAAAATTTGAACGCTAAAGCTAATTCTAAAAAACCTAAAACAACTTTAACGGTATTCAT is a window from the Apibacter sp. B3706 genome containing:
- a CDS encoding SIR2 family NAD-dependent protein deacylase, whose product is MKKKLVVLTGAGMSAESGLSTFRDSGGLWENYKVQEVASIEGWYKNPELVQNFYNMRRAELQKHDPNRGHHLLKELESIFDISIITQNVDNFHERAQSTHILHLHGELTKVRSETNESLIYDTLQDVHMGDLAEDGGQLRPHIVWFGEMVPEMENAIEITQNADIFLVIGSSLQVYPAASLLDFVPVTSKIFVIDPKPFRTSLRNDIIFIQKGASEGLEYFKEHYANAL